Proteins encoded by one window of Cloeon dipterum chromosome 4, ieCloDipt1.1, whole genome shotgun sequence:
- the LOC135942861 gene encoding endoplasmic reticulum lectin 1 isoform X2, protein MRDRVLKLVENRCRVLFICIFISLWPFSDALFDPKAFDDTVLFKINWPGKEAFDPRVGENQESLVMTTINNERYNCVMPQSLEQEQEKPEVYSGLTALELMLPILKQTSGQSPCSYRLESYWTYELCHGKYMRQFHEDREGKKNKIQEYYLGKWDSKILEKMTKAEFQALEEAQKSTIQVKKIDGMSLPYLQINMSDGTLCDLNKKPRMTKVQYVCYQHGKHEIYSLKETSTCEYEAVVLSPFLCSHPLYRPQETGEHQISCYPLESSPKKPKNLLAMEAESLRLRHQKGIDKVRVEIKSFDVLEDGNVVGGEFPAKDMRFQQLSEKQMLRRTAVNNFLDGKNCLTGGTGWWKYEYCYGQKVEQYHEEKDGSRTSIILGIFDAQRHKQWLQENPHKRPKAGQRKQVSHLYSGGSFCEKVNKPRQVEVKLKCLEDSSSSAISLYLLEPKTCEYLLGVESSVICDLLPYADEDGMLKIPELSQVNRIEELTMDKIMGLLSSKIDIKEVEDDADDYDDEVSKLVSSPSFGTNEQDIKKKKKKDKEEAPPVQKDEL, encoded by the exons ATGCGGGACCGGGTGCTCAAGTTGGTGGAAAACAGGTGTCGGGTGCTGTTCATCTGCATCTTCATCAGCTTGTGGCCTTTCAGCGATGCGTTGTTCGACCCGAAAGCGTTCGACGACACCGTCCTCTTCAAGATCAATTGGCCGGGCAAAGAGGCCTTCGACCCTCGC GTCGGTGAAAATCAGGAATCGCTCGTGATGACGACAATCAACAACGAAAGATACAACTGCGTCATGCCGCAAAGCTTGGAACAGGAGCAG GAAAAGCCTGAGGTGTACTCCGGACTGACAGCCTTGGAGCTGATGCTTCCTATCTTGAAACAAACCTCCGGCCAGTCACCCTGCTCCTACAgg ctTGAATCGTATTGGACTTATGAACTTTGCCACGGCAAATATATGAGGCAATTCCACGAAGATagagagggaaagaaaaacaagattCAAGAATACTATCTCGGAAAATGGGATTCTAAAATATTAGAGAAAATGACTAAAG CCGAATTCCAAGCGCTGGAGGAGGCCCAAAAGTCTACCATCCAGGTGAAAAAAATCGACGGAATGAGTCTTCCATACTTGCAGATCAACATGTCGGACGGAACGCTGTGCGATTTGAACAAGAAGCCGAGGATGACAAAAGTGCAGTACGTCTGTTACCAGCACGGAAAGCACGAGATTTATTCTCTGAAAGAGACCAGCACCTGTGAGTACGAGGCGGTTGTCCTGTCTCCTTTCCTCTGCAGCCATCCTCTTTACAG GCCTCAAGAAACAGGAGAGCACCAGATTTCTTGCTACCCGCTGGAAAGCTCGCCCAAAAAGCCGAAAAACCTGCTCGCCATGGAAGCTGAGAGTCTCCGCCTGCGCCACCAGAAGGGCATT gacaAGGTCAGAGTGGAGATCAAGTCGTTTGACGTGCTTGAAGACGGAAATGTAGTTGGCGGCGAATTTCCAGCCAAGGATATGAGATTTCAGCAGTTGAGCGAGAAGCAAATGCTGAGAAGAACTGCGGTCAACAACTTTCTTGACGGGAAGAACTGCTTGACCGGG GGCACTGGCTGGTGGAAGTACGAATACTGCTACGGGCAGAAGGTGGAGCAGTACCACGAGGAGAAGGACGGCTCTCGAACGTCGATCATCCTGGGCATTTTCGACGCGCAGAGGCACAAGCAGTGGCTGCAGGAAAACCCGCACAAGCGTCCAAAGGCCGGCCAGCGGAAGCAGGTTTCGCACCTGTACTCTGGCGGCAGCTTCTGCGAGAAGGTGAACAAACCGCGGCAGGTGGAGGTGAAGCTCAAGTGCCTGGAGGACTCGTCGTCTAGCGCCATCTCGCTCTACTTGCTCGAGCCGAAGACGTGCGAGTACCTGCTCGGAGTCGAGTCGTCGGTCATCTGCGACCTTCTGCCCTACGCCGACGAGGACGGCATGCTCAAAATCCCGGAGCTCAGCCAGGTCAACAGGATCGAGGAGTTGACCATGGACAAAATCATGGGCCTGCTCAGCAGCAAGATTGACATTAAGGAGGTGGAGGATGATGCTGATGATTACGACGACGAAGTAAGCAAGCTAGTGAGCTCCCCCTCGTTTGGCACCAATGAGCAAGACatcaagaagaagaagaagaaggacAAAGAGGAGGCGCCGCCTGTGCAAAAGGACGAGCTGTAA
- the LOC135942861 gene encoding endoplasmic reticulum lectin 1 isoform X1, translated as MRDRVLKLVENRCRVLFICIFISLWPFSDALFDPKAFDDTVLFKINWPGKEAFDPRVGENQESLVMTTINNERYNCVMPQSLEQEQEKPEVYSGLTALELMLPILKQTSGQSPCSYRLESYWTYELCHGKYMRQFHEDREGKKNKIQEYYLGKWDSKILEKMTKAEFQALEEAQKSTIQVKKIDGMSLPYLQINMSDGTLCDLNKKPRMTKVQYVCYQHGKHEIYSLKETSTCEYEAVVLSPFLCSHPLYRPQETGEHQISCYPLESSPKKPKNLLAMEAESLRLRHQKGIEQTSQSFIDSDGQKIFVSISPVEGEDKVRVEIKSFDVLEDGNVVGGEFPAKDMRFQQLSEKQMLRRTAVNNFLDGKNCLTGGTGWWKYEYCYGQKVEQYHEEKDGSRTSIILGIFDAQRHKQWLQENPHKRPKAGQRKQVSHLYSGGSFCEKVNKPRQVEVKLKCLEDSSSSAISLYLLEPKTCEYLLGVESSVICDLLPYADEDGMLKIPELSQVNRIEELTMDKIMGLLSSKIDIKEVEDDADDYDDEVSKLVSSPSFGTNEQDIKKKKKKDKEEAPPVQKDEL; from the exons ATGCGGGACCGGGTGCTCAAGTTGGTGGAAAACAGGTGTCGGGTGCTGTTCATCTGCATCTTCATCAGCTTGTGGCCTTTCAGCGATGCGTTGTTCGACCCGAAAGCGTTCGACGACACCGTCCTCTTCAAGATCAATTGGCCGGGCAAAGAGGCCTTCGACCCTCGC GTCGGTGAAAATCAGGAATCGCTCGTGATGACGACAATCAACAACGAAAGATACAACTGCGTCATGCCGCAAAGCTTGGAACAGGAGCAG GAAAAGCCTGAGGTGTACTCCGGACTGACAGCCTTGGAGCTGATGCTTCCTATCTTGAAACAAACCTCCGGCCAGTCACCCTGCTCCTACAgg ctTGAATCGTATTGGACTTATGAACTTTGCCACGGCAAATATATGAGGCAATTCCACGAAGATagagagggaaagaaaaacaagattCAAGAATACTATCTCGGAAAATGGGATTCTAAAATATTAGAGAAAATGACTAAAG CCGAATTCCAAGCGCTGGAGGAGGCCCAAAAGTCTACCATCCAGGTGAAAAAAATCGACGGAATGAGTCTTCCATACTTGCAGATCAACATGTCGGACGGAACGCTGTGCGATTTGAACAAGAAGCCGAGGATGACAAAAGTGCAGTACGTCTGTTACCAGCACGGAAAGCACGAGATTTATTCTCTGAAAGAGACCAGCACCTGTGAGTACGAGGCGGTTGTCCTGTCTCCTTTCCTCTGCAGCCATCCTCTTTACAG GCCTCAAGAAACAGGAGAGCACCAGATTTCTTGCTACCCGCTGGAAAGCTCGCCCAAAAAGCCGAAAAACCTGCTCGCCATGGAAGCTGAGAGTCTCCGCCTGCGCCACCAGAAGGGCATT GAGCAGACCTCACAGAGTTTCATAGATTCGGACGGACAGAAGATCTTTGTCTCCATCAGTCCAGTCGAAGGAGAG gacaAGGTCAGAGTGGAGATCAAGTCGTTTGACGTGCTTGAAGACGGAAATGTAGTTGGCGGCGAATTTCCAGCCAAGGATATGAGATTTCAGCAGTTGAGCGAGAAGCAAATGCTGAGAAGAACTGCGGTCAACAACTTTCTTGACGGGAAGAACTGCTTGACCGGG GGCACTGGCTGGTGGAAGTACGAATACTGCTACGGGCAGAAGGTGGAGCAGTACCACGAGGAGAAGGACGGCTCTCGAACGTCGATCATCCTGGGCATTTTCGACGCGCAGAGGCACAAGCAGTGGCTGCAGGAAAACCCGCACAAGCGTCCAAAGGCCGGCCAGCGGAAGCAGGTTTCGCACCTGTACTCTGGCGGCAGCTTCTGCGAGAAGGTGAACAAACCGCGGCAGGTGGAGGTGAAGCTCAAGTGCCTGGAGGACTCGTCGTCTAGCGCCATCTCGCTCTACTTGCTCGAGCCGAAGACGTGCGAGTACCTGCTCGGAGTCGAGTCGTCGGTCATCTGCGACCTTCTGCCCTACGCCGACGAGGACGGCATGCTCAAAATCCCGGAGCTCAGCCAGGTCAACAGGATCGAGGAGTTGACCATGGACAAAATCATGGGCCTGCTCAGCAGCAAGATTGACATTAAGGAGGTGGAGGATGATGCTGATGATTACGACGACGAAGTAAGCAAGCTAGTGAGCTCCCCCTCGTTTGGCACCAATGAGCAAGACatcaagaagaagaagaagaaggacAAAGAGGAGGCGCCGCCTGTGCAAAAGGACGAGCTGTAA
- the LOC135942862 gene encoding U1 small nuclear ribonucleoprotein A-like, producing MTMDVAPCHTVYVKNLDESVKKEELKKSLYYLFSQFGYIIDIVALKTPKMRGQAFVVFQDINSASNSIRGMQGFLFYKKPLVLSYSKREAEEITRMKVSMPSKKFRQMYGADQAAAPAPTPIAPEPTDGDTNGKEVDMDVDAPTSSKVANQILFLKNLPEETTSMMLSMLFNQFPGFKEVRLVPNRHDIAFVEFESEGQSAAALTALQGFKITPSNAMEISYANK from the exons ATGACCATGGACGTTGCACCTTGCCACACTGTCTACGTAAAAAACCTGGACGAATCAGTCAAAAAAGAAG AGCTGAAGAAGTCCCTGTACTACTTATTTTCCCAATTCGGCTACATCATCGATATTGTGGCCCTGAAGACGCCGAAAATGCGAGGCCAGGCGTTCGTAGTATTCCAGGACATCAACAGCGCTTCAAACTCCATCCGCGGCATGCAAGGATTCCTCTTCTACAAAAAGCCGCTG GTGCTGAGTTATTCTAAAAGAGAAGCAGAGGAAATCACCAGGATGAAGGTGTCTATGCCCTCGAAGAAGTTCCGACAAATGTACGGCGCCGATCAGGCTGCAGCTCCAGCTCCGACTCCCATCGCCCCTGAACCCACTGATGGGGACACCAATGGAAAGGAAGTTGATATGGATG ttgatGCTCCAACGTCGTCAAAGGTGGCAAACCAAATTCTCTTCCTGAAAAACCTGCCAGAGGAAACCACATCGATGATGCTGTCAATGCTGTTCAATCA ATTCCCTGGCTTCAAAGAAGTTCGACTTGTTCCAAACAGACACGACATCGCGTTTGTCGAGTTTGAAAGCGAGGGTCAATCAGCCGCTGCCTTGACAGCACTCCAGGGATTCAAAATCACCCCTTCAAATGCTATGGAAATAAGTTATGCTAACAAATAA